From Ictidomys tridecemlineatus isolate mIctTri1 chromosome 2, mIctTri1.hap1, whole genome shotgun sequence, the proteins below share one genomic window:
- the LOC144375298 gene encoding mediator of RNA polymerase II transcription subunit 28 codes for MAAPLGGMFSGQPPGPPQPPPGLPGQASLLQAAPGAPRTSSSTLVDELESSFEACFASLVSQDYVNGTDQEEIRTGVDQCIQKFLDIARQTECFFLQKRLQLSVQKPEQVIKEDVSELRNELQRKDALVQKHLTKLRHWQQVLEDINVQHKKPAEVPQGSLAYLEQASANIPAPMKQT; via the coding sequence ATGGCGGCCCCGCTGGGTGGCATGTTCTCCGGGCAGCCGCCGGGCCCCCCGCAACCCCCGCCGGGACTCCCGGGCCAGGCTTCGCTTCTTCAGGCAGCGCCTGGCGCGCCGAGGACTTCTAGCAGCACCTTGGTGGACGAGCTGGAGTCGTCGTTCGAGGCTTGCTTTGCTTCTCTCGTGAGTCAGGATTATGTCAATGGCACCGATCAGGAAGAAATTCGAACTGGTGTTGATCAGTGTATCCAGAAGTTTCTGGATATTGCAAGACAGACAGAATGCTTTTTTCTACAAAAAAGATTGCAGTTGTCTGTTCAGAAACCTGAGCAAGTTATCAAAGAGGACGTCTCAGAACTAAGGAATGAGTTGCAGCGGAAAGATGCGCTGGTGCAGAAGCACTTGACAAAGCTGAGGCATTGGCAGCAGGTGCTGGAGGACATCAATGTGCAGCACAAAAAGCCGGCCGAGGTCCCTCAGGGCTCCTTGGCCTACCTGGAGCAGGCATCTGCCAACATCCCTGCGCCTATGAAGCAGACCTGA